The following proteins are encoded in a genomic region of Pyricularia oryzae 70-15 chromosome 6, whole genome shotgun sequence:
- a CDS encoding fatty acid synthase S-acetyltransferase, whose amino-acid sequence MSSTSQEPIAVVGFSFKLPQGVDDVDNFWDVLETRTNLSTDWPEDRINVGAVKSNQYNKVQCRGGHFITEDPAVFDAPFFSVTAKEAASMDPLQRWTLEASYRAFENAGIPIEDLRQSNTAVFSASMSDDYSRMGSMDPEDHHQMATTGTFASIIPNRVSWYFDLRGPSIHVDSACSSSLFAVDMACQSILSGNAKTALVTGGNLILVPNSFQMLSAQGFLSPSSKCFSFDHRANGYARGEGIVAMVIKPLADAIRDGNVIRAVIRASASNQDGRTPGLTQPSSDSQADLIRRVYEKANLPLDRTRFFEAHGTGTPVGDPIEMAAIGRVFAPVRSPETPLFVGSVKSNVGHLEGCAGLAGLVKTILALENGIIPPQANFEKVNPELDTERYKIEIPAAAIPWPCEGLRRASVNSFGFGGTNSHVIVDDALHFLEEAGLKGHHNTVRSPSSDGMAKGVPEAELSGSRLKQNGLKQNGDANGSSDEYPLPYDSSKTNGTATKGEDITQDAAATYGNGNQHEHPRILVWSAADQQALARVGKQLESFHSDRIAGNSPQKLDRLAYTLATRRSFMLWRQCATVMSTSAGAAPQSLLAASCKATRSTGTSELGIAFVFTGQGAQYVGMGRGLLRYPAFKQALQQIDHVYQRLGCKWSLFDELNNGTTIDSPTRSQPLSTALQIALVHLLRAFGIVPKAVVGHSSGEIAAAYAAGALSLESASKVSFVRGQLAGHLKQQLEVAQTPGAMMSVNLPEAEVPSYLADKDLLQDSNITIACINSPGNVTLAGDEAAIDAVKSCLDKDGIFAQKLHTGVAYHSAHMDQIACQYLIQMGELEGPASLEGAKRIPMVSSVTGKTIDTSELARPQYWVDNMVSPVQFFDAIRTLTSALKDQAGIITDLIEVGPHPALRRPVLDTLKTAIKKSQREIRYACILHRYHPAHEAALGLVGQLFCSGYSVDIPAANSHSGVDIAPLVDLPEYPFDRSKKYWTESRLSRDFRLRQPTRSGDFLGARFYDWNPLEPRWRSFWSVESAPWTGDHVVSGTVILPGAAMLIMAIEAVQEMGISNREVLGYDVHEAEFTAPVIIRQRWEERTEVMVRLRPIKSATNEINAAAQSEVVIFAYLDDQWADCFRARLSVRYGGVSRTQTDEWKLAHNRLVDELGRADKSCTRPISPQVFYDDAAELGIEWKDWFRHLEDIRWDGHGSTIGHIDLERRHPGGRYKTTSIVHPAVLDAAFQVLRVSTTKGLSMSSASTNVPFKLSGAYFAASHKWQAPGTASVRFYADCSPEDCGRSRVKGRIRAISDDGTILCSMENMVMAAVSSGSRSHDANRKLLHRVDWRPQMSMLSAEQLANECEANTFPDKDEETLVVQFDKLRLVMTEAIAMSVHELDSGNLSVPESMQRHLVWMRQHLKDTKIKPRGLSREELEVELRELELMRPAWQLHGAFIRELQPIMTGSVDPLQVMFGSDKAGLFYTDMFDQVCDHRLRKFLHLAVHENPNMRIIEVGAGTGGFTGSILPILAALETETGTQRFSSYTYTDVSPAFFEAAEARWGAAGGCLRERMVFKTFNMKHSPAKEGFKEGAYDMVIAGSVLHATEDLLDTMRNVRKLLKPGGILLALETIAPQDIITNYSTGLIPGWWGEREEWRGLSAAIPESMWDWVFTKTGFSERQLSLRDYRSDELHLFSVIVSRATIENNLLDQKHASKLLVLVGDINEQCQIRAAELVRDQVAKGRNSRILDLETAAGVRIGEEDVVISMVDMWRSVLASPSAAEFYAVQDLISRTKNMLWVTLVNPSDDESAKGSADLGWMRTVRTEEPGKSLVSLLIESSLSGQDCSKHSGCVAKVFDAAFGPSASPEREYLCRDNCIITGRVIEDIKQNKQLLSLLRPQLQKAPWLSKGPVKLCVGADRTLEALAFFEDPDHNRPVEADQVEIEAQSWAINFRDVLVALGKIESDNDLGVDCAGVVTRVGPQCQNVQPGDRVAMVSPNCMRAFPRSPQGAVCKIPDSMSFETATSVLIPGMTAYFGLVDRARLSKGERVLIHSAAGSSGQMAVWIAKMLGAEVFATCSDDSKRNFLVNQLGISEDHIFFSRDSSFADAVQRMTQGRGVDVVFNSLSGDALRASWALLAPFGRFIDVGEADQHANAALPMGGFLHNRSYFALDLRDVVLNNLELTSRLLRDTVQLLVDGKISQPGPVLNIFPASDLELGFRQLQSGKNIGRFLITLDRNDVVPQMITESRDWMFDSEASYLIAGGTGGLGRSLAKFFASRGARHIILPSRSGSGEAGSKVSEMLEELRSRGINIEAPRCDVADAASLAAALKDCRDRLGMPPVKGCINAAMVLQDSVFANMSHAQWDLTVRSKVKTSWNLHRQFNTPDLDFFVLLSSIIGTIGGPGQANYAAGCAAQDWLAEHRQRLGLRGSISIDVGWMKNIGIVSEEVSYQRHLKLVEDMHKLEEDEFLALLTLCCDPSGPSSPQSGDGARVLFGLRTPDEFLNQGKEPPEMLSRPLFATFLHNEKSVEQAVGQPAASDPAVVFRATPDPSDRARVVVEALKQKLGRAMAISPGDVQVEKPLSVYGVDSLFAVELRNWILKDFSATVAVFDIMGNVPISNIGKLVVGRSTVGFGQL is encoded by the exons ATGAGCTCCACATCGCAGGAACCCATTGCTGTGGTTGGGTTCAGCTTCAAGTTACCACAAGGCGTGGATGACGTTGACAATTTTTGGGACGTTCTCGAGACCCGCACCAATCTTTCCACCGACTGGCCTGAAGACCGTATCAATGTTGGTGCTGTCAAGTCGAACCAGTACAACAAG GTGCAATGCCGGGGAGGTCACTTCATCACCGAAGACCCGGCAGTCTTCGATGCCCCGTTCTtctccgtcacggccaaaGAGGCGGCGTCCATGGACCCACTCCAGAGATGGACACTTGAGGCGTCATATAGGGCTTTTGAGAATG CGGGAATCCCGATCGAGGACCTCAGGCAGTCCAACACAGCAGTGTTCTCGGCCTCCATGTCTGACGATTACAGCCGTATGGGGTCTATGGACCCGGAGGATCACCACCAAATGGCCACAACAGGGACTTTTGCGTCCATAATCCCTAACCGGGTGAGCTGGTATTTTGACTTGCGCGGGCCCAGCATCCATGTCGACTCGGCCTGCTCCAGCAGCCTCTTCGCCGTCGACATGGCCTGCCAGTCTATATTGAGCGGCAACGCGAAGACAGCCCTCGTGACGGGTGGCAACCTGATCCTAGTGCCAAATAGCTTCCAGATGCTGTCTGCCCAAGGCTTTCTGTCCCCCAGCAGCAAATGTTTCAGCTTCGACCACCGCGCCAACGGCTATGCCAGAGGCGAGGGAATCGTTGCCATGGTCATCAAACCACTAGCAGATGCCATACGGGACGGCAATGTGATCCGCGCAGTCATCAGAGCTTCTGCTTCCAATCAGGACGGGCGCACTCCTGGTTTGACGCAACCAAGTTCTGATTCCCAGGCGGACTTGATTCGTCGAGTCTACGAGAAGGCCAACCTGCCTCTAGATCGAACCCGTTTCTTTGAGGCCCACGGCACAGGAACTCCGGTAGGGGATCCCATCGAGATGGCCGCCATTGGCAGAGTCTTTGCTCCCGTGCGGTCACCAGAGACACCTCTGTTTGTTGGTTCTGTCAAGAGCAACGTTGGCCATCTAGAGGGATGTGCCGGACTGGCTGGGCTAGTCAAGACCATACTGGCCCTTGAAAATGGCATCATCCCACCGCAGGCAAACTTTGAGAAGGTTAATCCAGAACTGGACACCGAAAGATATAAAATCGAAATTCCCGCCGCTGCTATACCATGGCCTTGTGAAGGCTTGCGTCGAGCCTCGGTCAACTCGTTCGGGTTCGGGGGTACCAACTCTCATGTTATTGTTGACGACGCCTTGCACTTTCTCGAGGAGGCAGGATTAAAGGGGCACCACAATACTGTCAGATCACCAAGTTCTGATGGAATGGCGAAAGGTGTCCCTGAAGCAGAGCTCAGCGGGAGCAGGCTCAAGCAGaatgggttgaagcaaaacGGAGATGCCAACGGCAGCTCAGACGAATACCCCCTTCCATACGATAGCAGCAAAACAAATGGAACTGCGACAAAAGGAGAAGACATAACCCAAGATGCCGCAGCCACTTACGGAAATGGGAATCAACATGAGCATCCCCGCATTCTCGTCTGGTCCGCTGCCGACCaacaggctctagctcgcgtgGGAAAGCAGTTAGAGAGCTTTCACAGCGACCGTATCGCCGGCAATAGCCCGCAAAAGCTAGATAGGTTGGCGTACACGCTCGCAACCCGCCGTAGCTTCATGCTTTGGCGCCAATGCGCCACAGTAATGTCGACATCGGCTGGCGCTGCACCCCAATCACTCCTCGCAGCATCCTGCAAAGCAACAAGGAGCACGGGAACGTCGGAACTCGGCATCGCTTTTGTTTTCACCGGCCAGGGAGCACAGTATGTCGGCATGGGTCGTGGTCTCCTGCGATATCCTGCGTTCAAGCAAGCACTGCAGCAAATTGACCATGTATACCAAAGACTGGGCTGCAAATGGTCATTGTTTGACGAGTTGAACAATGGCACCACCATAGACTCGCCCACACGCAGCCAGCCCTTGTCGACGGCCTTGCAAATCGCCCTGGTTCATCTGCTGCGGGCTTTTGGAATCGTGCCCAAGGCCGTCGTGGGCCATTCATCAGGCGAGATTGCAGCTGCTTACGCGGCGGGTGCACTCTCGTTGGAGTCGGCGAGCAAAGTTTCGTTTGTGCGGGGACAGCTCGCGGGCCATCTCAAGCAGCAATTGGAGGTTGCTCAGACGCCCGGCGCAATGATGTCTGTCAACCTACCCGAAGCAGAGGTACCAAGTTATCTGGCCGATAAAGACCTCCTTCAGGACAGCAATATCACCATAGCTTGCATAAACAGCCCTGGGAACGTGACATTAGCCGGGGACGAAGCAGCTATAGATGCAGTCAAGAGCTGCCTGGACAAAGATGGCATCTTTGCGCAAAAGCTGCATACGGGTGTTGCTTACCACTCTGCACACATGGACCAAATAGCTTGCCAGTACTTGATCCAAATGGGTGAGCTTGAGGGCCCCGCAAGTCTAGAGGGAGCGAAGAGGATACCTATGGTATCGTCAGTCACGGGCAAAACCATAGATACGAGCGAGCTAGCCAGGCCTCAGTACTGGGTTGACAACATGGTGTCTCCTGTGCAGTTTTTCGACGCCATTCGAACATTAACCTCAGCCCTCAAGGACCAAGCTGGTATTATTACCGATCTCATCGAGGTTGGGCCTCATCCTGCTTTACGTCGTCCAGTACTAGACACCTTGAAAACCGCCATCAAGAAATCGCAGAGGGAAATCCGCTACGCTTGCATCTTGCACAGGTACCATCCAGCCCACGAGGCAGCTCTTGGGCTGGTAGGCCAGCTTTTCTGTTCCGGGTACAGCGTGGATATTCCGGCCGCCAACAGTCATTCAGGTGTCGATATCGCACCTCTTGTTGATCTACCCGAGTACCCCTTTGACCGCAGCAAAAAGTATTGGACAGAGTCCCGTCTCAGCCGTGACTTCCGCCTTCGTCAGCCAACGAGATCGGGTGACTTTCTTGGTGCACGATTTTACGACTGGAACCCTCTTGAACCGCGCTGGCGCAGCTTCTGGAGTGTCGAATCAGCACCTTGGACAGGTGACCACGTTGTCAGTGGAACTGTGATACTTCCGGGTGCCGCCATGTTGATCATGGCCATTGAGGCGGTACAAGAGATGGGAATATCAAATCGAGAGGTGCTTGGTTACGATGTACACGAGGCCGAATTCACTGCTCCTGTTATCATTCGCCAGAGGTGGGAAGAGCGGACCGAGGTGATGGTCCGGCTTCGGCCTATCAAATCCGCCACTAATGAAATCAATGCGGCGGCTCAATCAGaggttgtgatctttgcTTATCTGGATGACCAATGGGCAGATTGCTTCCGCGCGAGACTCTCAGTTAGGTATGGGGGTGTGTCGCGGACTCAGACAGACGAGTGGAAACTCGCTCATAATCGTCTGGTGGATGAGCTCGGGCGAGCAGACAAGTCTTGCACACGGCCGATAAGCCCGCAAGTCTTTTATGACGACGCGGCTGAGCTTGGCATTGAGTGGAAAGACTGGTTCAGACATCTAGAAGACATTCGATGGGACGGACATGGGAGCACCATAGGCCACATTGATCTCGAACGTCGCCATCCTGGAGGTCGATACAAGACAACCAGCATTGTTCATCCGGCGGTGCTTGATGCCGCGTTTCAGGTGCTGCGTGTCAGCACTACCAAAGGGCTTTCAATGTCTTCCGCTAGTACAAACGTCCCTTTCAAGCTGTCCGGTGCCTATTTTGCGGCATCGCACAAATGGCAGGCTCCTGGAACAGCTTCTGTCAGATTCTATGCTGATTGCTCGCCGGAGGATTGCGGACGATCTCGGGTCAAGGGTAGAATTCGTGCCATTTCGGACGACGGCACTATACTGTGCAGCATGGAAAATATGGTTATGGCAGCTGTGAGCAGTGGTTCCCGGAGCCATGATGCCAACCGGAAATTACTTCACCGGGTTGACTGGAGACCACAGATGAGCATGCTAAGCGCAGAGCAGCTAGCAAACGAGTGTGAGGCCAACACTTTTCCAGACAAAGACGAAGAAACATTGGTTGTACAGTTCGACAAGCTTCGGCTTGTTATGACTGAAGCTATTGCTATGAGCGTCCACGAGTTAGACTCCGGCAACCTGAGCGTACCAGAGTCCATGCAAAGGCACTTGGTATGGATGAGGCAGCATCTGAAAGACACGAAAATTAAGCCCAGGGGATTGAGCAGAGAAGAGCTTGAGGTGGAGTTGCGGGAGCTCGAGCTTATGCGACCTGCCTGGCAGCTCCATGGCGCCTTCATTCGCGAGCTGCAGCCAATCATGACTGGGTCTGTAGATCCATTGCAAGTCATGTTTGGGTCTGATAAAGCCGGATTGTTCTACACCGACATGTTCGATCAGGTTTGTGACCATCGTTTGCGCAAATTCCTGCATCTTGCTGTCCATGAGAACCCAAATATGCGGATCATCGAAGTTGGTGCTGGAACGGGTGGTTTCACTGGATCCATACTGCCGATTTTGGCAGCGCTTGAGACCGAAACTGGCACACAGAGATTCAGCTCGTACACATACACAGACGTCTCTCCCGCCTTCTTCGAAGCTGCAGAGGCACGCTGGGGAGCCGCTGGAGGATGCCTCAGGGAAAGGATGGTGTTCAAGACGTTCAATATGAAGCACAGCCCCGCAAAAGAGGGATTCAAGGAAGGGGCATACGATATGGTGATCGCCGGGTCTGTTCTCCATGCCACGGAGGATCTTCTCGATACCATGCGTAACGTTCGGAAACTGCTCAAGCCAGGAGGCATTCTTCTGGCCCTTGAGACCATAGCCCCACAGGACATTATAACCAACTATTCAACCGGATTGATACCTGGTTGGTGGGGAGAGAGGGAGGAGTGGCGTGGTCTGTCTGCTGCAATCCCCGAGTCTATGTGGGACTGGGTTTTTACAAAGACGGGATTTTCCGAGAGACAGCTAAGTCTTCGAGACTACCGTAGCGATGAACTTCATTTGTTCAGCGTTATCGTCTCTCGTGCGACGATTGAGAATAACCTGCTTGACCAAAAGCATGCGTCCAAGCTGCTGGTTTTGGTGGGAGACATTAACGAGCAGTGCCAAATCCGAGCGGCTGAGCTGGTCCGAGATCAGGTCGCAAAAGGGCGTAATTCTCGAATCCTGGACCTCGAAACAGCTGCTGGCGTAAGAATCGGCGAGGAGGATGTTGTCATATCGATGGTAGACATGTGGCGTTCAGTCTTGGCGAGCCCGTCAGCTGCCGAGTTTTACGCCGTTCAAGACTTGATTAGTCGCACGAAAAACATGCTTTGGGTTACTCTGGTCAACCCATCAGACGATGAAAGCGCAAAGGGCAGCGCTGATCTGGGGTGGATGCGAACTGTCCGTACAGAGGAACCAGGGAAAAGTCTCGTCAGCTTGCTGATTGAGTCCAGCCTGTCTGGTCAAGACTGCAGCAAGCATTCAGGGTGTGTGGCTAAGGTGTTTGATGCAGCATTCGGCCCATCCGCAAGTCCGGAGCGTGAATACCTTTGTCGCGACAACTGCATCATCACCGGCCGTGTTATTGAGGACATTAAGCAAAACAAGCAGCTTCTGTCGTTACTACGGCCACAGCTCCAGAAAGCTCCATGGCTCTCCAAAGGTCCAGTCAAGCTCTGCGTGGGCGCAGATAGAACTTTGGAGGCATTGGCTTTCTTCGAGGACCCAGACCATAACAGACCTGTCGAAGCTGACCAAGTCGAGATCGAAGCTCAATCATGGGCCATCAACTTCCGCGACGTTCTCGTCGCGCTGGGCAAAATTGAAAGTGACAATGACCTAGGTGTTGATTGCGCAGGTGTCGTCACCAGGGTTGGACCACAGTGTCAGAATGTCCAACCGGGAGACAGGGTAGCCATGGTATCGCCAAACTGTATGAGGGCTTTCCCTCGGTCCCCACAGGGAGCTGTGTGCAAAATACCAGACTCCATGTCATTTGAGACTGCCACTTCTGTCCTCATCCCGGGAATGACGGCATACTTTGGCTTGGTAGATAGAGCTCGTCTGAGCAAGGGTGAAAGAGTTCTCATTCATTCTGCGGCTGGCAGCTCGGGGCAGATGGCGGTGTGGATTGCAAAGATGCTGGGCGCTGAAGTGTTTGCAACCTGCTCCGACGACAGCAAGCGCAACTTCCTCGTCAACCAGCTGGGGATCTCGGAAGATCATATCTTCTTCAGCCGTGATAGTTCATTTGCCGATGCAGTCCAGCGGATGACACAGGGAAGAGGCGTCGACGTTGTCTTCAACTCGCTCTCTGGAGACGCGCTTCGTGCTTCGTGGGCTCTCCTCGCCCCCTTTGGTCGCTTCATTGACGTTGGCGAAGCCGACCAACATGCCAACGCAGCCCTTCCCATGGGTGGCTTCCTGCACAACCGAAGCTACTTTGCGTTAGATCTCCGAGATGTTGTTTTGAACAACCTTGAGTTAACATCGCGCCTGCTCCGCGATACTGTTCAACTCCTGGTCGATGGCAAAATAAGTCAACCTGGACCCGTCCTCAATATTTTCCCTGCCTCAGACCTAGAACTTGGTTTCAGGCAACTACAAAGTGGCAAGAATATTGGGCGCTTTTTAATCACGCTCGATCGAAATGACGTCGTGCCACAAATGATCACTGAGAGCAGAGACTGGATGTTTGATTCCGAAGCTTCTTATTTGATTGCCGGAGGAACTGGCGGGCTTGGTCGATCACTTGCCAAATTTTTTGCTAGCCGGGGGGCACGACATATTATCCTCCCATCTCGATCGGGTTCGGGCGAGGCAGGTTCGAAAGTGTCTGAGATGTTGGAAGAGCTACGGAGCCGCGGAATCAACATTGAGGCCCCCAGGTGCGACGTGGCAGATGCAGCCTCTCTAGCCGCCGCACTCAAAGACTGTCGTGATAGGCTCGGGATGCCCCCTGTCAAAGGCTGCATCAACGCTGCGATGGTGCTTCAGGATTCCGTGTTTGCCAACATGAGCCATGCCCAGTGGGATCTTACCGTGCGGTCCAAGGTGAAGACATCTTGGAACTTGCATCGCCAGTTCAACACTCCGGATCTAGACTTTTTCGTCCTTCTCTCAAGCATCATAGGTACAATTGGCGGCCCAGGTCAGGCCAACTACGCAGCAGGGTGTGCTGCACAAGACTGGCTTGCCGAACATCGCCAACGACTGGGATTACGGGGCAGTATTTCGATCGATGTCGGCTGGATGAAAAACATTGGCATCGTTTCCGAGGAAGTTAGCTATCAACGACACCTCAAGTTGGTAGAAGATATGCATAAGCTCGAAGAGGATGAGTTTCTTGCGCTATTGACTTTGTGTTGCGATCCGTCAGGGCCATCGTCTCCGCAATCGGGTGATGGCGCACGTGTGCTCTTTGGGCTGCGCACGCCAGACGAGTTCCTTAACCAGGGTAAAGAGCCGCCAGAAATGCTCAGTCGGCCTCTCTTCGCGACCTTTTTGCACAACGAGAAGAGCGTTGAGCAGGCAGTCGGACAACCTGCAGCCAGCGATCCTGCTGTTGTTTTCAGAGCCACTCCCGACCCGTCAGATAGAGCCagggtggttgttgaggcGCTCAAGCAGAAACTGGGCCGTGCCATGGCAATTTCACCCGGCGACGTGCAGGTCGAGAAGCCTTTGTCGGTATATGGTGTCGACTCTTTGTTCGCTGTCGAACTTCGCAATTGGATTCTTAAAGATTTTTCGGCTACCGTGGCGGTGTTTGACATAATGGGTAACGTGCCCATTTCCAACATTGGGAAACTCGTGGTTGGCAGGAGTACTGTTGGATTCGGACAACTCTGA
- a CDS encoding potassium transporter 1, whose protein sequence is MGEGSGSDGFFNRLQLQDRWAGIYRTIKPYLPPINFITVHHAYFIFVGLIISAIFFALADREEFKTLSFVDSWFLIMSAFTGSGLNTVNLSELVVAQQAILFVMMVIGSPVLVSLFTIWFRFRIFEKRFDRIVEAERERRRRKRATGAMLGMAGAMAGLPVMSTFGAGPRTKPQSPEERAKNDAFELSKPKSPRPGDVERLQAESPKLSPTTNPNTMAMHPQVAAMHTNFQENDAASLPPSPRPAPPSGQSYRHRQPLSPLGRPATATAKNGTTEAGGETGFDFRTFVHKHKHSIGRNGQFFDLDDDQREYLGGVEYRALKLLFVIVAIYFVVLQILGAITLGAWLAVHGRAATAVNAQDPWWSGIFLAISSFNNCGLTLLDAGLTAFVDDAFVLTVVTLLSFAGNAAFPAFIRGTIFLARLFFKHIIARHGPASDEYGEWEEAFDFILKYPRRLFMLMFPSKANLAFVSFFSTVVVVNWIGLLVLGLGNSVLEAFPLAKRVGVALFQATTTPSGGFAVFSISGLWFDAQVLLLIVMYLAAYPEIIVMRNSNVYEERSLGLYSTAEAAKQDEEEDAADEAAAAGMTFIVPQLSTNSMSHASGISAKHGIATTTVKTLAQVGRRGTAFVGKQLQQRMSDFQGVGIDNAAARRRSQAAASLPVIVGIKRSKTIDFEPPPAAAAASDGSVSLVSQHLRGQLAHDVWSIALALFLITIIETSHSIFDPRTFSVFNFLFEIVSGYTNIGISVGLPDQSYSFSGGWYTGSKVVMVFMMIRGRHRGLPVALDHSVKLPGWDDVAREEQDAEIRRSLSVARASMENNGQQVLY, encoded by the exons ATGGGTGAAGGCTCGGGCAGCGATGGCTTCTTCAACAGGCTCCAGCTTCAAgaccgctgggcgggcatcTACCGTACCATAAAACCATACCTCCCGCCCATCAATTTCATCACGGTCCACCATGCGTACTTTATTTTCGTCGGGTTGATAATCTCGGCCATCTTCTTTGCATTAGCCGACAGGGAAGAGTTCAAAACGCTCAGCTTTGTCGACTCATGGTTTCTTATCATGTCTGCTTTCACGGGCAGCGGCCTCAACACTGTCAATCTGAGTGAACTGGTCGTTGCCCAGCAGGCCATCTTGTTCGTCATGATGGTCATTGGAAGTCCCGTTCTGGTGTCTCTTTTTACCATTTGGTTCCGCTTCCGTATCTTCGAGAAGCGATTCGACCGCATCGTTGAGGCCGAAAGGGAACGTCGCCGACGCAAGCGCGCAACTGGTGCGATGCTTGGCATGGCTGGAGCGATGGCCGGCCTGCCAGTAATGTCAACCTTTGGCGCCGGTCCCCGTACTAAACCTCAATCTCCCGAGGAACGAGCCAAGAACGATGCCTTTGAGCTTTCGAAGCCCAAGTCGCCGAGGCCAGGTGATGTAGAGCGTCTCCAAGCCGAGTCGCCCAAATTATCACCAACGACGAACCCGAACACGATGGCGATGCACCCGCAGGTGGCAGCAATGCATACCAACTTCCAAGAGAATGATGCAGCTTCCTTGCCGCCTAGTCCCCGGCCTGCGCCTCCGAGCGGCCAAAGTTATCGCCACCGACAGCCCTTGTCGCCACTTGGACGCCCTGCTACTGCTACTGCTAAGAATGGAACCACGGAAGCCGGGGGAGAGACTGGTTTTGACTTCAGGACCTTTGTGCACAAGCACAAACATTCCATCGGGCGCAACGGCCAGTTCttcgacctcgacgacgaccAGCGCGAGTATCTTGGAGGAGTTGAATACCGTGCCCTCAAGCTATTGTTTGTGATAGTTGCCATCTACTTTGTTGTGCTACAGATCCTGGGAGCCATTACGCTtggcgcctggctggccgTCCACGGCAGGGCGGCTACAGCGGTCAATGCTCAGGATCCGTGGTGGTCGGGCATATTCCTGGCTATCTCCTCCTTCAACAACTGCGGCTTGACGCTGCTCGATGCTGGCCTAACCGCCTTTGTTGACGATGCATTCGTGCTCACTGTCGTTACTTTACTATCCTTTGCCGGCAACGCCGCATTTCCTGCCTTTATCCGGGGCACCATCTTTTTGGCACGTCTCTTTTTCAAGCACATCATTGCTCGTCACGGCCCCGCATCTGACGAGTACGGCGAGTGGGAAGAGGCTTTCGATTTCATTCTCAAATATCCTCGACGCCTTTTCATGCTCATGTTTCCTTCAAAAGCCAATCTCGCCTTTgtgtctttcttttcgacAGTTGTTGTTGTCAACTGGATTGGACTCCTCGTCCTAGGCTTAGGAAACTCGGTGCTAGAGGCTTTCCCTCTGGCCAAGCGCGTCGGCGTCGCGCTCTTCCAGGCTACAACGACGCCCTCCGGTGGTTTCGCAGTCTTTTCGATATCTGGCCTGTGGTTCGACGCCCAGGTTCTTTTGCTTATCGTCATGTACCTCGCCGCGTATCCCGAGATTATCGTGATGCGTAATTCTAAT GTTTACGAAGAGAGGTCACTCGGTCTGTATTCTACTGCAGAGGCCGCCAagcaggacgaggaggaagatgcggccgacgaggctgctgctgcggggaTGACTTTCATCGTCCCACAGCTCTCGACAAACTCTATGTCCCACGCAAGCGGGATTTCGGCCAAGCATGGTATAGCCACGACGACCGTCAAAACGCTGGCGCAGGTCGGGCGGCGCGGCACCGCATTTGTGGGCaagcagctgcagcagcgCATGAGTGACTTTCAGGGCGTGGGCATCGACAATGCcgcggcccgccgccgctcgCAGGCCGCCGCGTCCCTCCCTGTCATTGTCGGTATCAAGCGGTCCAAAACCATCGATTTTGAACCGCCACCTGCAGCTGCGGCGGCATCCGATGGTAGCGTCAGCCTTGTTTCGCAGCACCTCCGTGGACAACTGGCACACGACGTATGGTCCATCGCGCTCGCGCTATTTCTGATAACTATAATCGAAACTTCGCACTCAATATTTGACCCGCGCACGTTTAGCGTCTTCAACTTTCTCTTCGAGATTGTTTCGGGCTATACAAACATTGGCATCTCCGTTGGCCTTCCTGACCAATCCTACAGCTTCTCCGGTGGCTGGTATACGGGCAGCAAGGTAGTCATGGTGTTCATGATGATCAGAGGCCGGCACAGAGGGCTACCTGTTGCACTGGACCATTCGGTCAAGCTGCCCGGTTGGGACGACGTTGCCAGGGAGGAACAGGATGCAGAAATCCGTCGGAGTCTCAGCGTGGCTCGTGCCAGTATGGAGAATAATGGGCAACAAGTTCTTTACTAG